A stretch of Candidatus Omnitrophota bacterium DNA encodes these proteins:
- a CDS encoding pyridoxamine 5'-phosphate oxidase family protein: MQKQEVIDLIKDAGFGVLATVDGGQPKARPMMPYLDEDGNLLLAVLAHSRTISQISQNPQVEMCYIDRKMCFARISGKAKISENKDKKQQVWYNIPMLRQYFTSLEDPNFVLIEIDTESVEAMSPQQRKPDVLTLK, encoded by the coding sequence ATGCAAAAACAGGAAGTGATCGACTTGATCAAAGATGCCGGTTTTGGGGTGCTGGCGACCGTGGACGGCGGCCAGCCCAAGGCCAGGCCCATGATGCCATATTTGGATGAGGACGGCAATCTTTTACTGGCCGTTTTAGCGCATTCGCGCACCATCAGCCAAATCAGCCAGAATCCCCAGGTGGAGATGTGCTATATTGACCGCAAAATGTGCTTTGCCAGGATCTCCGGCAAGGCCAAAATCAGCGAAAACAAAGACAAAAAACAGCAGGTTTGGTATAATATCCCGATGCTCCGGCAGTATTTCACCAGCCTGGAAGACCCCAATTTTGTCCTTATCGAAATTGACACAGAATCCGTAGAAGCCATGAGTCCCCAACAAAGGAAGCCGGATGTCCTGACGCTCAAGTAA